GCCCTTGGCTTTGGCGGCGTCTTCACCGATACCCACAGAGGCAACCTCGGGCTCGGTGTAGATGATGGCGGGCATGAGATCCCAGTTCACGTGACCGTGCTTGCCGGCGATCCATTCGGCGACGGCGACGCCGTCTTCCTCGGCTTTGTGCGCAAGCATCGGACCATCGATGACGTCACCGATTGCCCACACGCCTGCAGCGGTGGTCTTGAGGTGGGCGTCGACCTTGATGCGTTTTTTGTCGGTGAGTTCCACGCCGGCTTTGTCGAGGTCGAGGTTGTCGGCGTAGGGACGGCGGCCGACGGCGACGAGAACTTTGTCGGCGGGGAATTCGAGGACCTTGCCCTCGCGTTCGGCGGTGAGGATGCCTTTGGAGAAGCCGGTGACCTTAGCGCCGCACTCGATTTTGAGTCCCTGTTTCTGGAGCAGGCGGGTGAAGTTGCGGACGATGTCGTCGTCGTTGGCGGCGGCGATCTTGGGGAGGAACTCGACGATGGTGACCTCGGAGCCGAGGCGGGCCCAGACGGAGCCGAGTTCGAGGCCGATGGCGCCGCCGCCGACGACCACGAGTTTCTTGGGGACCTCGGTGAGGGTGAGAGCCTCGGTGCTGGAGATGACGGTCTTGCCGTCGAACTTCATGAATGGCAGCTCGACGGGGGCCGAGCCGGTCGCGATGACGATGTTCTTGGCCGTGAGCGATTGGTCGCCGACGGCAACGGTGTTGGCGGAGGTGAACTTCGCTTCGCCGGTGATGACGGTGATCTTGCGGGCCTTGGCAAGGAGGGCGACGCCGCCGGTCATCTTGGCGACGATGCCGTCCTTCTTTTTGAGCATGGCGGCGATGTCGATGGAGACGCCGTCGATTTTGATGCCGTGTTCGGACGCGTGCTTTTGCGCGAAGAGGAAGTGCTCGGAGGAAGCGAGCAGGGCTTTGCTGGGAATGCAGCCGACGTTGAGGCAGGTGCCGCCGAGTTCGGCGCGTTTGTCGATGAGGGCGACCTTGAGGCCGAGCTGCGCGGCGCGGAAGGCGCACACGTAGCCGCCGGGGCCTGCGCCGATGACGATGAGATCGAAGGATGGGGAGGACATTGTATTTAACGCAGAGTCGCAGAGGCGCGGAGAGAAGCCGGGATGGCCTGCGGATGGACTCCGCGTCTCTGCGCCTCTGCGTTAAAAAATCAGACGCTGAGGAGAAGGCGGGTCGGGTCTTCGATGGCCTGCTTGATTTTGACGAGGAAGGTGACGGCTTCTTTGCCGTCCACGAGGCGGTGGTCGTAGCTGAGGGCGAGATACATCATCGGACGGATGACCACCTGACCGTTGAGGGCGACGGGGCGATCGTTGATCGCGTGGAGTCCGAGGATCGCGCTCTGGGGGGCGTTGATGATCGGGGTGGAGAGCATCGAGCCGAAGATGCCGCCGTTGGTGATGGTGAAGCAGCCGCCTTCAAAATCGGGGAGGCCAAGTTTGCCGTCGCGGGCTTTCTTGGCGACTTCGCCGATGGCCTTCTCGATGCCGGCCATGTCGAGTTTGTCACAGTCGCGCACCACGGGGACGACAAGGCCCTTCTCGGTGGAGACGGCCATGCTGATGTCGAAGTAGTGGTTCTGGATGACCTCGTCGCCGTCGAGCTGGGCGTTGATGGCGGGAACGTCTTTGAGTGCCTGCACGACGGCCTTGGTGAAGAAGCTCATGAAGCCGAGCTTCACGCCGTTCTTTTTGACGAAGTCGTCCTGATATTTTTTGCGGAGCTCCATGACGGCGGACATGTCGACCTCGTTGAAGGTGGTGAGCATGGCGGCCTCGTGCTGGGCGGAGACCAGGCGCTTGGCGATGGTCTGGCGGAGTTTGCTCATCTTGACGCGGGAGCGGCGGCCGGTGGCGGGTGCGGTGACCACGGGCGCGGAGGCAGGCAAAGCGGAAGAGGGGGCGGCGGCGACAGCGGCGGAAACCGTCGAGGCTTTCGGAGCGGATTCGGCGGCAGCGAGGACATCGCCCTTGGTGACGCGACCGGCTTTACCGGTGCCTTCGACCTTGCTGACGTCGATGTTGGTCTCGGCGGCAACGCGACGGACGGCGGGCGATTGCTCGGTGGAGGCGGCAGTCTTGGCGGGCGCGGGGGCGGCTTCCTTTGCGGCCGGAGCGGCAGCGGCGGGTGCAGGAGTGGCGCCGGCGGCGGAGGAATCGATGGTGGCGACGACTTCACCGATTTTCACTTCGGTGCCGGGCTGAACCTTGAACGTGATCTTGCCGGCGGATTCGGCGACGCCTTCTGAGGTGATTTTGTCGGTTTCGAGTTCGAAGAGGGGCTGGTCCTTCTTGACGACGTCGCCGTCGGCGACGTGCCACTTGGCGAGGACGCCAGAGCTGATGGATTCGCCGAGGGGCGGGATTTTGACTTCGATGAGGGACATGGGTCGGAGGAGAAGTAGCGAGTAGTGAGTAGCGGGTAGTGAGTAGGAGGGCAGCGAGTGGCGGGGGAGTAACGGCTTGGATGCTCGCTACTCACTACCCGCTACTCGCTACTTTTTCAGATCGCGAACGCGTCCTTGAGGAAGGCGGCGAGTTCGCGTTTGTGGATGGCGAGCGAGCCGACGGCCGGGGAGGCGGAGGCGTCGCGACCGATGTAGGCGGCCTTGCGTCCGAAGATCGTCTCCAATTCGGGAGCGATGAAGGTCCAGGCACCGTTGTTCTGGGACTCTTCCTGACACCAGATGAGCTTCGTCTTGCCGTAGGTCTTGGCGACCTCGGCGAGCTTGTCCTTGTGCAACGGATACAACTGCTCGACGCGCACGATGGCGGTGTCGGTGATTTTGTTGGCCGTGCGATAGGCGTCCAAGTCGTAGTAAACCTTACCGGAACAGAGGATCAGGCGCTTGGCGGTTTTCGGTGCGCTCGGATCGTCGATGATCTCCTGGAATGCGCCGGTGGTGAAATCCTCCATCTTCGAGGTGGCGGCAGGGGAACGCAGAAGAGACTTGGGCGACATGATGATGAGCGGCTTGCGGAAGTCGCGTTTCATCTGGCGGCGCAGCGCGTGGAAGTAGTTCGCCGGAGTGGTGATATTGGCGACCTGCATGTTGTCCTCGGCGCACAGCTGGAGGAAGCGTTCGAGACGGGCGGAAGAATGCTCAGGGCCCTGACCCTCGTAGCCGTGAGGCAGGAGGAGGACGATTCCGCTCATGCGCTGCCATTTCGATTCGGAGGAGGCGAGGAACTGGTCGATTACGACCTGGGCACCGTTGGCGAAGTCGCCGAACTGGGCTTCCCAAATGCAGAGCATCTGGGGGTAATCGAGCGAGTAGCCGTAATCGAAGCCGAGCACGGCGGCCTCCGAGAGCAGGGAGTTGTAAACGCAGAAACGCTCCTGCTTGTCGTCGATGTTGAGGAGCGGGACGTATTTCTCGCGGGTGTCGGAGTCGTAGAGAACGGCGTGGCGGTGGCTGAAGGTGCCGCGTTCGCAGTCCTGGCCGCTGAGGCGGACGGGCGTGCCCTCAGTGAGGAGGGTGCCGAACGCGAGCGCTTCGCCGAAGCCCCAGTCAACCGGACCACCTTCCTTGTGGGCCTGGATGCGTGTCTCAAGGATACGCTTGATCTTCGGGTTGATCTTAAAGTTGGACGGGATCTTGGTGAGGCCGTTGACAACCTTCGTGAGCGTGTCGGCGGAGACGCCGGTGGGCACGGGAACGTGGCTGTAACCGGGTTGGAAGATCGCAGTGGAGCCGGTGAACGGACTGGTGGTCTGGCCGGCGGCGGCGGTGGCGGCCTCGGCGGCCTTGGCCTTCTCGAAGGACGCTTCCATCGCGGCGGTGTATTCGGCTTTGATGGCCTCGGCACCGGCAGCGCTCAGCGTGTCTTCCTTGATCAGGCGCTCGGAGTAAGGCGTGGAGATGAGCGGGTGGGCGGCGATCTTCTTGTAGAGAACCGGCTGGGTGAACGCGGGTTCGTCGGCCTCGTTGTGGCCGTGGCGGCGGTAGCAATACATGTCGATCACGACGTCGCGCTGGAACTTCACGCGGAATTCGAGGGCGAGACGCGTCACGTAGCAGACGGCCTCGGGGTCGTCGCCGTTGACGTGGAACACGGGGGCTTCGATGAGCTTGGCGACGTCGGTGCAGTAACGCGTCGAACGGGCGTCGGCAGGCTGGGTGGTGAAGCCGATCTGGTTGTTGATGACCAGGTGGACGGTGCCGCCGGTGCGGTAGCCGGGGAGCTGGGAGAAGTTAAGGGCCTCGGCGATCACGCCCTGGCCGGCGAACGCGGCGTCGCCGTGTATCAGGAAAGGGCATACGCGACGGCGCTCGACATCGCCACGGATGCGCTGGCGTGCGCGGGCCTTGCCCTCGACCACGGGGTTGACGATTTCCAAGTGCGACGGGTTGGCGGCGAGGCGGACCTCGACGGTCTTGCCGGAGGTGGTCTTGAGCTCGGCCTCGTAGCCGAGATGGTATTTCACGTCGCCGTCGCCGCCGACGGTGTTGGGAATGTAGTTTTCCGAGAACTGCTCGAAGAGGACGTCGAACGGCTTGCGAAGGATGTTGGTGAGGACGCTGAGACGGCCGCGATGGGCCATGCCCATGACGATCTCTTCGACGCCGACCTCGGGGCTGTATTCGATCATGGCATCGAACGCCGCGATCATGGTTTCGCCACCTTCGAGGGAGAAACGCTTCTGGCCAACGAAGCGCGTGTGGAGGAATTTCTCGAAGAGCTCGGCCTTATGGAGGCGACGGAGGATGCGGACCTTCTGGTCGCGGGTGAACGACGGACGGTTGTGCGTGGCCTCCATGCGGGACTGGAGCCAGTCGCGCGCATCGAGATCCTGCATGTAGAGATACTCGACGCCGATGTGACCGCAGTAGGTTTCGTTCAGCGCGGTGATGAGCGCGCTGAGCTTCATCTGGCCGCCGCTCTTGAAATTGCCGACGGAGAAAGACTCGTTGAGGTCGGCCTCGGTCAGGCCGAAGTGCTGGTAGTTAAGACGGGGGAAAGGGGAGGGCGGCGGGCTGAGCGGATCGAGATGCGCCTGCATGTGACCGTGGGCGCGGTAGGCGTTGATGAGGCGGAGAACTTGCGCCTGTTTCGAGCTGTCCAGGACGTTCACCGGAGACGCGCCGACGGCGGCGAGACCGGAGCCGTTGCTGCCGAGGGCAAAACCTTGGAAGAAGGCGCGCCACGTCGGATCGACGGAGTCGGGGTTATTGAGCCATGCGTTGTAGGCCGCTTCGATGACTTCGGAGTTGGCGCGCGTGGGGAGGGACAGGGAGTTCATGGAGGGTTAAGCAAAAAAGACGCGTTTACCGAAGGGGGTTTGGATACACGTCGAGCTCGCTTTATTAAGGTCTATAATAATGAAAAATCTTTATTATCCTGCATGACAAAGACCCGTTACTCAAGTGTCATCCAGCGACGCTGCCGCCATAGACTACGTTGTGAAATTTTCTAACTGACCGAAGTGGCGGCTTAATTAGTTTTGATGATTCGTATGGAAACTCAGATCAAAGACTCTCTTATCAACCTCTTGGCTGCGATTAAGGCATCTAATGGCCAAATCATTCGCGATGAGATGGCGCGTCTGGATGAATTTCTTGAAGCGGGCCGGGACACGTTGCATCCGCAACTCGTTCATTTTCTGGAGAAAAGGAGCTATGCGAAGGCCGTCCTGTTCCTGGGCGGTGAAAGCGATATTCCGGTGGGAATCTGCGGAGGGAAGGCGGGGCGGACTTCGGGTAATTAAGCCTCGCGGCTATAAGTCATTCCGCTGTTTTGGTATCAATTTTAAGTTATGAGCAAAGATAAGATCTCGACGGATGGAGGACAGAATCTGGGGCAAAATCCCTTTGGCGGACTCGGTGGACTGAGCTTTCCGGCGGGTAATCCGGTTCCTCGGGCGAATGCGCTGTTGCCGGCCAACGAAGCGAAAACCGCCAAGAATCGTGGCCGTGTAGAAGTGTTGCGCATGACGGCTGGACGCGGCGGCAAAACGGTGACGGTGGCGCGGGCGTTTGTCGGGATCGGTCTGCCGGAAAAAGAACAGCTCGCGAAAAAAATACAGAAGGCGTGCGGCTCGGGCGGCACCGTGAAGGACGGGCAGATCGAGATTCAGGGCGACCAGCGCGAGGTCGTGGCGCGGGTGCTTACGGAGGCGGGATTCCGTCCGGTGATGGCGGGTGGGTGAGCGGGTGGGCGAAATATTAACGCAGAGACTCAGAGGCACGGAGAGGCGAAGAAGTCATTTTTCCACGGATCTCTGCGATACTCCGCGCCTCTGCGTCTCTGCGTTAAAAATCTGTTTTACGGCGGCGCTCGGCGTTATGCGGCGAGACCCGCTGCGAGGGCGAGGGCGCTCTTGGCGCGGTTCAGGATGTAAAGGTGATAGCCGGGGGCGCCGTGGGCGAGGAGGTCGCGGATTTGGGTGAGCGCCCAGTCGATGCCGATGATCTCGACGACGTCGGGGTTCACTTCGGCGACTTCGAGACGGCGGGCGAGTTGCGCGGGCAACACCGAGCCGGAGAGCGTGGCGATGCGCTGGACCTGTTTCACCGAGAGGACCGGCATGAGTCCGGGGACAATCGGAACAATAATGCCAGCGGCGCGGCATTTATCGACGAAGCGGTGATAGATAGCGTTGTCGAAGAAGAGCTGCGTGGTGATGAACGCGGCGCCGGCGTCGACCTTGCGCTTGAGGGCGTCGAGGTCGGCTTCGAGCGAGACGGCTTCGGGGTGTTTTTCGGGATAGCCGCCGACACCGAGACAGAAATCGGGGTGGCGGGTTTTGAGAAGCGTGACGAGTTCGTTGGCGTAGCGGAGGCCGTCGGGCGCGACGGTGAACTCGGTGGCGCCCTTGGGCGGGTCGCCGCGGAGTGTCATGATGTTGCGGAAACCGCCGTCGTAAATCTGGTCGGCGAGCGCGACGAGTTCAGCGCGGCTGTGGCCCACGCACGTGAGGTGGGGCATTACGGTGAAGCCGAGCTCATCTTTGAGGAGGCGGCTGATTTGGGCAGTGCGTTCGCGGGTAGTGCCGCCGGCGCCGTAAGTGACGGACACGAAATCCCAGGGAATCGTCTTCAAAGCGGTGGCGGTCTGACGCAGGGCCTCAACACCGGCGTCGTCCTTCGGCGGGAAGAATTCGAGGGAGCGGAGCGGGCGGTTTTCGGCGAAGAGCGCGGAGATGGGCCGGTCGGGATTCATTTACGTATCAATGTATGCGCATTCGTTGATGTGTTGGCAAGTCGCGAGTGAATTGGGTGTGTTTGATAAATAAATCAGACCATCGCTAATGCTCTACGAGTGAAACGAGAAAAAGTGCTGGGCCGGCGTTGCCCTCGACGGCACGGGCCGCTGGCCCGCCTCCGTCTCTGTCGCCTTGTCCGAGCACCTTTTCTCGATCACGCTGGCCTGATTTATTTATCAAGCACACCCTAGGCGCTGGCGAGCTCGCGGTCTTTCTCGGTTTTGAGGCGGAGTTGTCCGCAGGCGGCGTCGATGTCGTGGCCTTTTTCACGGCGCAAGGTGACGGAGATGCGGGCGTCGCGGAGGACGTCGGCGAACCGTTCCAGACGCGTGTTTGAGGGGCGTTTCCAAGGGAGCCCTTCCACGGTGTTATACGGGATGAGATTCACGTGGGCGTGCAGGTCGCGGGCGATGTCGCGGAGCTTTTCGGCCTGCTCGATCATGTCGTTCACTTCCTCGATGAGGATGAACTCGAGCGTCACCATGCGGCCGTGCTTTTCGTTAAAGGCCTTGATCGCGGGGAGGAGTTTTTCCAGCGGGTAGGCCTTGTTGACGGGCATGATCTTCTCGCGGACCTCGTTGGTCGCGCCGTGAAGCGAGATGGCGAGGCGGATGCCGAGGGGCTCTTCGGCGAGCTTGAGGATTTTCGGAACGAGGCCTGACGTGGACAACGTGATGCGGCGGGCGCCGACGCCGAGTCCCCATTCGGCGTTCACGATGGTGAGGGCACGGATGATGTTGTCGTAGTTGGCGAGCGGTTCGCCCATGCCCATGACCACGATGTTGTCGAAGGAGGCGAGCTCCATGCGGGCGCGGGGAGTGCGGGCATCCTCGCGGTAGCAAACGTGCAGGAGTTGGGCGACGATCTCGCCGGCGTTGAGGTCGCGCTTGAGTCCGGCGAGGCCGGAGGCGCAGAAGGCACACGCCATGGCGCAGCCAACCTGCGTGGAAATACAAATGGTCTTACGCGACTCGTCGAGGCCGACGCCTTCTTGGGGGACGCGAATAATAACCGTCTCGATGAGGGAGCGGTCGCCCATCTCGAGGAGGAGCTTGTCGGTGACGTCGGTGGACTGTTTGCCAAGAACGAGGGAGGCGGGCATGAGTTCGAACGTCTCGTCGAGCCACGTGCGGAGCGGCTTGGAGAGGTTGGTCATGTCATCCCAGGTGCGGGCGCGTTTTTTATAGACCCACTCGAGGATTTGTTTCGCGCGGAAAGCCGGCTCGCCCTTCTCGCGGAGGCGAGTGGTGAGGGTGTCGAGGGTCTCGCCGGTGAGCGGCGGCTTGGCGGGCGTGAACTTCATGCTTGGAATACGAGTCGATAGACAGAATTAACAGAATTACAGATTAAACATGAACCTTCTCCAGCGCCACATCTTTGCGAGTGTGCTTTTCACCTGTGCGGTGGCTGCGGGCGTGTTCGCCTTCGTGTTAATCGTGGGCAACGCCTTCAGGGATCTGCTCGGATATCTTCTGGCGGGGCAGCTGACGATTGAGACGTTTTTAAAACTGAGCGTGCTGCTTATCCCTTATGTTGGCGTGCATGCACTGCCGGTGGGCATGTTGACGGGCGTGTTGCTGGTGCTGGGGCGGATGTCGGCCCAGCACGAAGTCACGGCGATGCGGGCGGCGGGGCTGGGCTTGGGATATTTATCGCGGCCGATCCTCTTGATCGCGTCGGCGGGTGTGGTGCTTTCACTGGGGCTGAACTTTTATTTCATGCCGCAGGCACGGACGCTTTACCGCAATGCGGTGAACGATGCGGTGCGGCAGAATCCGTTGCGCATGATCGTTGAGAAAACCTTCATCCGTGATTTTCCCGGCTTTGTGATTTACGCCGGCGGCAAGCAGGGTGGCGTGCTTGAGGACGTGTGGCTGTGGCGGTTGGACAAAGAAAAACGTGTGACTGAGTTCCTGCGCGCGAAGACCGGCCGGATCGATTATGACGATGAGTCGAACACGATGAAAGTCGTGTTGGTCGATACGTTTTCAGACCGCCGCAATCCCAAGAGTCCTGAAGTCTTCGCCAATACGGATACGCAGGTTTCGATGGGCGAGGCGTCGGTCGATATCCCGATGGAAAACCTGTTCGGCCAGCGGGTGGTTTCGCGCAAACCGAGTCTGATGACGCTCGATCAGTTGCTGGCTATGAAGAAGGAGCTGGCCGTGGCCAAAGCGCCGTTGTCGGAGCGCATGCGCGTCGATGTGGCCCTGAACGAAAAGGCGGCGGGCTCGCTGATGATCTTCGCCTTTACGCTGCTGGCGATTCCGCTGGGCATCAAAGTCTCCCGCAAGGAAACGATGGCCAATCTCGGCGTCGCGCTGTTGCTGGCGCTGGGCTATTATTTTCTGACGTTCATGGTGGGATGGCTGGATCGCTCGCCGGCGCTGCGACCCGACCTGTGGGTGTGGCTGCCGCCGGTGCTGTTTATCAGTCTGGGCGTGTGGATGTTTCGCCGGGTGGAGCGGATATGAGCGCAAAAAAGGCGGACCCGGCAGGTCCGCCTTTTTTTGGGAAGCACGCGGGGCGTGCGGTTACTTTTTGTCGAGGGCGCGGTTCAGTGCGCTGACGACGGCCTTGATCGAGGCGAGCTCGATGTTGGTGTCGATGCCCGCGCCGAAGAACGTGGTGCCGCGCTCGGTTTTGATCTGGATGTAGCTGACCGCGCGCGCCTCGGCACCGCTGCCGAGCGAGTGCTCGGAGTAGCTGACGAGTTCGAACTTGGGCAGGCCGGCGGCGCGCAAGGATTGCACGAAGGCATCGATCGGGCCGTTGCCGGTGCCGGTGACGATTTTCTCAACGCCATAGGCGAGTAAGTCGGCCTGGCAGGTGACCGTGCTGGTGCGCTCCATGGTGCGGAATTCGCGCAACGCGACCGGCGACACGCGGTCGATGTATTCGCGAACGAATACGTCGTGGATGTCCTGCGGCGTGAGCTCGGCGCCCTTGGAGTCAGCGAGGTCGTTGACGACTTTGCCGATCTCCTTGTGCATGAGCTTGGGCAACTGATAGCCGAACTCGTTTTCGAGGATGTAGGCGACGCCGCCTTTGCCCGATTGCGAGTTGATGCGGATGATCGCCTTGTAGCTGCGGCCGATGTCAGCCGGATCGATGGGGATGTAGATGACATCCCACGGACGGTCCGGGCTCTGGTGGGGCCACGACTTCTTGATGGCGTCCTGATGCGAGCCACTGAAGGCGGTGAAAACCAGTTCGCCGGCGTAAGGATGGCGCGGATGGATTTCCATGCGCGTGCAACGCTCGTAGACATCGCGGATGTGGTTGATGTCGCTGAAGTCGAGCTTCGGGTCGATGCCGTGCGTGTAGAGATTCAACGCGACGACGACCAGGTCGAGGTTGCCGGTGCGCTCACCGTTGCCGAAGAGTGTGCCCTCGACGCGGTCGGCGCCGGCCAGCAATGCGAGCTCGGTGGCAGCGACGCCGGTGCCACGGTCGTTGTGAGTGTGCAACGACACGATGGTCGCTTCACGGCGCGTGAGGTGCGTGCACATCCACTCGATCTGGTCGGCGTGGACGTTGGGCGTCGCATACTCGACGGTCGCGGGCAGGTTGAGGATGATCTTGTTGGCCTTAGTGGGCTGCCAGGCGTCCGAGACGGCCTCGCAGATTTCCAAGGCGAATTCCAACTCGGTGCTCGTGAAACTCTCGGGCGAATACTCGAGGCGCAGGTTCGTGCCGGCGTCAATCAACGCCTGTCCGTGCTTTTTCAGCAACGACACGCCCTTGACGGCGATGGCCACGATGTCGGCCTTGGACGCGCCGAACACGTAATCGCGCTGCTTGGGCGACGTGGAGTTGTAGAGGTGAAAAATGACGTTCTTCGCGCCCTTCAATGCCTCGAGGGAACGCGTGATGAGCTCCTCGCGGCACTGGCAGAGGATCTGGATGGAGACATCGGCGGGTATGCGGTTTTCCTCGATGAGGCGGCGGCAGAAATCGAATTCGATCTGGGACGCAGAAGGGAAGCCGACTTCGATTTCCTTGAAGCCGATTTTCACCAGCATATCGAAGAACTCGATTTTCTCTTCGACGTTCATGGGCTGGGCGAGGGCTTGATTGCCATCGCGCAGGTCAACGCTGCACCACGTCGGGGCGCGTTCGATGACGCGGCCGGGCCACTGGCGGTCGGGCAGGTTTACGGGAGGAAACGGACGGTATTTCGTGACGGGAGCGGATTGCATAAGCGAAACAATGAAACGGAACAATTTAAGCGGTTGAACCTGCGACCGGAAGGACCGGTGGCGGGCGCGGACTTGAACAACGGACGCACAATCAGCCGAACACGCGGCCCTCTGGGATCGTGCGTCTAGCTAAGTCGAAGCGCCTGAATGATGTTTCGCATCAAGAGGTCCAATTAGCCTTCGCTGGCCGTCGAAGTCAAGGAACGCGTTGAGAGCGGTTTCCGCTGTAACCCAAGGGCGTGAGCTGCGTCTTGCCTATCGTGTATGCCGTATCATTTATCTCCCCATGCCCCCCGACGAAGAGACCTTTGACCTTGCCGGTTGTCTCTCGAGGGTGCGTGCGTCCGACCAGCGGGCGGCTCGGGATCTGGTTGAACATCTGCACCCGATGGTTATTCGCATCGTCCGCGCCCGCCTCCCGCGCCGCGTCGCCGAGGAAGATCTCACCCAGGAGATTTTTTTAAAAATGTTCACGCGCATCGCACAGTATCAGGGCAACGTGCCTTTCCCTCATTGGGTCTCGCGCATCGCGGTGACGACCTGCATCGACCACCTGCGCGCCCAAAAACGCCGCCCCGAGTTTCGTTGGGCCGACCTTTCTGAAAACGAGGCCGACGTCCTGGATGCCGTGCTCACGAGCGAGAATGACGTCGCCGCCGGTGATGCAATGGCCGCCCACGAACTGGTTCATAAGTTGCTGGGTCAGCTCAAGCCCGACGACCGCCTCGTCCTCCAGCTGCTCGACCTCGAGCAAAAAACCCTGGCCGAAGTGGGCGTGCTCACCGGCTGGAACATCACTCTCATCAAAGTCCGCGCTTTTCGAGCGCGGCGGAAATTGCAAAAGCTGTTTGTGGAATTAAAGAAAAAGGAACGCGCATGAAAACTTCACCCACCTCTTGGAACCGTCTTGTGACGGCCGCCCGCCTGGCTCCGGCCGATCAGCGGGACGAGACTGCGCCGCATGGCTTTGCCACCCGCGTCAGCGCGCTGGCGATGTCCGCCGGAGAACCGACCTTCGCGACGCTCTTCGCCCGCTTCTCGCTGCGTTCGCTCGGCGTGTGCGGCCTGCTCATGGTGCTCGGCGTGACGCTTAATCTCAGCTCGGTGGTCAATGCCTTCGAGAGCGATTCCTCGGTGACCCTTAATGATCCCGTGGCCGAATGGCTTAACGCCTCTTCTTAAACGTGGCCTCCACCGCTAAAATTATTCTCGCCGTTGGCGGCATCTTTATCGCCGGCGCAGTCACCGGAGGTTTCGTGAGCCTTCGTGTGGCGGACCATCTGGCCCGTCAAAAACGGCTCGTCGAACGCATCGGCCCGTCCGAGATCGGTGCGCGTCTGGCCGAGCAACTTCAGTTGACGCCCGAGCAAAAGGACAAAATCCGCCCGATCATCACCCGCACGTCCGAAGAGTTGCGCAAGGTCCGTCGTGATTCGTTCAGCCAGACGGCGGAGCTCGTGTCCAAAATGGATGCGGATTTGGCGAAATTGCTGACCGTTGAACAACAAGCTTTGTTGAAGGAAATCCGCCAGCGTGAGGAAGAGCGCCGCAAGCAGTGGATGAACGAACGCACCAAGCGTAATAACGAGCGCAACGAACCGCGCCCGCCCGGCGGTCCGGCGGAAGACGGTGCGCGTCCCTCCGGACCACCGCCGGCGCCCTGATTTTTGGCGGCAGGTTTTCTACGAGCTTGCCGAGTGAGCCCGTCTGGCTGACTGGTGGTTTATGCCTGAACCCACCGGCCACATGCTGCATTTCGCTTACGGCGAGGATCTCCCGCATGCCGAGTTCGAGCGCGTGTGCCCGGGCGCACAATGGTTCGGCCCCGCAGGACTTGAGGGCTATCAATT
This window of the Rariglobus hedericola genome carries:
- the rlmN gene encoding 23S rRNA (adenine(2503)-C(2))-methyltransferase RlmN: MKFTPAKPPLTGETLDTLTTRLREKGEPAFRAKQILEWVYKKRARTWDDMTNLSKPLRTWLDETFELMPASLVLGKQSTDVTDKLLLEMGDRSLIETVIIRVPQEGVGLDESRKTICISTQVGCAMACAFCASGLAGLKRDLNAGEIVAQLLHVCYREDARTPRARMELASFDNIVVMGMGEPLANYDNIIRALTIVNAEWGLGVGARRITLSTSGLVPKILKLAEEPLGIRLAISLHGATNEVREKIMPVNKAYPLEKLLPAIKAFNEKHGRMVTLEFILIEEVNDMIEQAEKLRDIARDLHAHVNLIPYNTVEGLPWKRPSNTRLERFADVLRDARISVTLRREKGHDIDAACGQLRLKTEKDRELASA
- a CDS encoding LptF/LptG family permease, which codes for MNLLQRHIFASVLFTCAVAAGVFAFVLIVGNAFRDLLGYLLAGQLTIETFLKLSVLLIPYVGVHALPVGMLTGVLLVLGRMSAQHEVTAMRAAGLGLGYLSRPILLIASAGVVLSLGLNFYFMPQARTLYRNAVNDAVRQNPLRMIVEKTFIRDFPGFVIYAGGKQGGVLEDVWLWRLDKEKRVTEFLRAKTGRIDYDDESNTMKVVLVDTFSDRRNPKSPEVFANTDTQVSMGEASVDIPMENLFGQRVVSRKPSLMTLDQLLAMKKELAVAKAPLSERMRVDVALNEKAAGSLMIFAFTLLAIPLGIKVSRKETMANLGVALLLALGYYFLTFMVGWLDRSPALRPDLWVWLPPVLFISLGVWMFRRVERI
- the leuA gene encoding 2-isopropylmalate synthase, translating into MQSAPVTKYRPFPPVNLPDRQWPGRVIERAPTWCSVDLRDGNQALAQPMNVEEKIEFFDMLVKIGFKEIEVGFPSASQIEFDFCRRLIEENRIPADVSIQILCQCREELITRSLEALKGAKNVIFHLYNSTSPKQRDYVFGASKADIVAIAVKGVSLLKKHGQALIDAGTNLRLEYSPESFTSTELEFALEICEAVSDAWQPTKANKIILNLPATVEYATPNVHADQIEWMCTHLTRREATIVSLHTHNDRGTGVAATELALLAGADRVEGTLFGNGERTGNLDLVVVALNLYTHGIDPKLDFSDINHIRDVYERCTRMEIHPRHPYAGELVFTAFSGSHQDAIKKSWPHQSPDRPWDVIYIPIDPADIGRSYKAIIRINSQSGKGGVAYILENEFGYQLPKLMHKEIGKVVNDLADSKGAELTPQDIHDVFVREYIDRVSPVALREFRTMERTSTVTCQADLLAYGVEKIVTGTGNGPIDAFVQSLRAAGLPKFELVSYSEHSLGSGAEARAVSYIQIKTERGTTFFGAGIDTNIELASIKAVVSALNRALDKK
- a CDS encoding RNA polymerase sigma factor, whose amino-acid sequence is MPPDEETFDLAGCLSRVRASDQRAARDLVEHLHPMVIRIVRARLPRRVAEEDLTQEIFLKMFTRIAQYQGNVPFPHWVSRIAVTTCIDHLRAQKRRPEFRWADLSENEADVLDAVLTSENDVAAGDAMAAHELVHKLLGQLKPDDRLVLQLLDLEQKTLAEVGVLTGWNITLIKVRAFRARRKLQKLFVELKKKERA